In Pedobacter sp. WC2423, the following are encoded in one genomic region:
- the ybeY gene encoding rRNA maturation RNase YbeY, with product MSKPAVHFFLEDVKYTLKNKTVIRNWIKETIIAEGFKLEELTFILCSDEYLLAINQQYLNHDTYTDVITFDNSETPEMIQGDIFISIERIQENAKEFKSIVLQELCRVIIHGTLHLLGYKDKGKAAKTLMTQKEDQYLALLNAALTKTTI from the coding sequence ATGAGCAAACCAGCAGTACATTTTTTTTTAGAAGACGTTAAGTACACCCTTAAAAATAAAACAGTAATCAGAAACTGGATCAAGGAGACCATCATTGCAGAAGGTTTTAAACTGGAGGAGTTAACGTTTATTCTCTGCTCTGACGAATATCTGCTGGCTATAAACCAGCAATATTTAAATCATGATACTTATACCGACGTAATTACTTTTGATAATTCAGAGACTCCTGAAATGATTCAGGGTGATATTTTTATCAGCATAGAACGTATCCAGGAAAATGCGAAAGAATTTAAGAGTATAGTTTTGCAGGAATTGTGCAGAGTAATTATCCATGGTACTTTACACTTGTTAGGCTATAAGGATAAAGGTAAAGCAGCCAAAACCCTGATGACGCAGAAAGAAGATCAATACCTGGCTTTATTGAATGCTGCATTAACTAAAACAACTATATAA
- a CDS encoding ABC-F family ATP-binding cassette domain-containing protein: MSTLIAAENLGHAYNDEWLFKNLTLGIQTGQRVALVGINGAGKSTLLKLLAERFTPLEGKIVKNKFVKIGFLDQEPSFPDGYSISDFIFSTDNKQQQLIKEYEELIEDPNPDEKKLNRLYEELSEHNAWEYEHEIKTILSRMGINHLQQKISTLSGGQKKRLALAKLLIEDPEIYVLDEPTNHLDIDTIEWLEKLLTSGNKTILLVTHDRYFLDNVCNTIVELDRGKIYNYNGNYAYFLEKKSEREASDESTFQKNKNLLKKELEWMRRMPAARTTKSQSRIDAFYDLESKTKQRSDTGSVTLSMKMSRQGNKILELDHIGQSFDEKKIINDFSYTFKRADRIGLAGKNGTGKSTLLNIITGFQIPEKGKVSTGETTVYGYYKQGGLAFNEKERVIDIVKSDAEYIKMADGSMISASQLLTLFLFPPKKQHGMVEKLSGGEKKRLHLMKVLMQNPNFLILDEPTNDLDIDTLNVLEEFLENFPGVLILVSHDRYLLDKMSEQLFIMEGEGIVSIYNGNYSEYRISLDTPKEKTETKPNKTEQKTTAIPANKLTYKEQKELDDSEAKIAEIETEIDKLTNSLLSIDSTNYMEIQEVTKAIEKLNTTLEQTMERWVELSEKTNKTT, encoded by the coding sequence TTGAGCACATTAATTGCAGCAGAAAATTTAGGCCATGCCTATAATGATGAATGGTTATTCAAAAATTTAACCTTAGGCATCCAGACTGGTCAGCGCGTCGCGTTGGTTGGAATCAACGGAGCTGGTAAAAGCACCCTATTAAAATTATTGGCCGAGCGGTTTACTCCGCTGGAAGGGAAAATAGTAAAAAATAAATTCGTTAAGATTGGCTTCCTTGATCAGGAACCCTCCTTCCCTGATGGATATTCTATCAGTGATTTTATTTTTTCTACAGACAATAAGCAGCAACAGTTAATCAAGGAATATGAAGAACTGATTGAAGATCCAAATCCTGATGAGAAAAAACTTAACCGTTTATACGAAGAATTAAGTGAACACAATGCCTGGGAATATGAGCATGAAATCAAAACGATTTTAAGCCGTATGGGAATTAATCATCTGCAACAAAAAATCTCAACTTTATCTGGTGGTCAGAAAAAGCGTCTGGCTTTAGCCAAGCTTTTAATTGAAGATCCTGAGATTTATGTATTGGATGAGCCTACAAACCACCTGGACATCGATACTATTGAATGGTTAGAAAAGTTACTGACTTCAGGAAATAAAACAATATTACTAGTAACACACGACAGGTATTTTCTGGATAATGTATGTAATACGATTGTAGAACTGGATAGAGGTAAGATTTATAATTACAATGGAAACTATGCTTATTTTCTGGAGAAAAAATCTGAACGCGAAGCTTCTGATGAGAGTACTTTCCAAAAGAACAAGAATCTCCTGAAGAAAGAATTGGAATGGATGCGCAGAATGCCTGCGGCAAGAACAACTAAATCTCAATCCAGAATAGATGCTTTTTATGATTTGGAAAGTAAAACCAAACAACGTTCTGATACAGGAAGTGTAACCTTAAGCATGAAGATGTCCCGTCAGGGAAATAAAATTCTGGAATTGGACCATATTGGTCAGTCTTTTGATGAGAAAAAAATAATCAATGATTTCAGTTATACATTTAAACGTGCAGATCGTATTGGTTTAGCCGGAAAAAATGGGACTGGAAAATCTACATTGTTAAATATTATTACAGGGTTTCAAATTCCGGAAAAAGGTAAGGTGAGCACTGGAGAAACTACAGTTTACGGCTATTATAAACAAGGTGGTTTAGCCTTTAATGAAAAAGAAAGAGTTATAGATATTGTAAAATCTGATGCTGAATATATCAAGATGGCTGATGGTTCAATGATATCCGCTTCCCAATTATTAACACTATTCCTCTTCCCTCCCAAGAAGCAACATGGAATGGTAGAAAAGTTGAGCGGTGGGGAGAAAAAGCGTTTACACCTGATGAAGGTTTTAATGCAAAATCCAAACTTCCTGATCCTGGATGAGCCGACCAATGATTTAGATATTGATACGCTAAATGTATTAGAAGAGTTCCTGGAAAATTTCCCGGGCGTATTGATTCTTGTTTCTCACGACAGGTATCTATTAGACAAAATGAGTGAGCAATTATTCATTATGGAAGGTGAAGGTATTGTTAGTATCTACAATGGTAATTATTCTGAATATAGAATTAGCCTGGATACACCTAAAGAAAAAACAGAAACAAAACCGAATAAAACCGAACAGAAAACTACTGCTATACCTGCCAATAAATTAACCTATAAAGAGCAGAAAGAGCTGGATGATTCAGAAGCTAAAATAGCTGAGATTGAAACTGAAATTGATAAACTAACTAATTCCCTGCTTTCTATTGATAGTACTAACTATATGGAAATACAAGAAGTAACAAAAGCTATTGAAAAGCTTAATACTACTTTGGAACAGACCATGGAACGTTGGGTAGAGTTATCAGAAAAGACAAACAAAACGACTTAA
- the mnmG gene encoding tRNA uridine-5-carboxymethylaminomethyl(34) synthesis enzyme MnmG — protein sequence MFKEYDVIVVGAGHAGCEAAAAAANMGSSVLLVTMNMETIAQMSCNPAMGGVAKGQIVREIDAMGGYSGIISDKTTLQFRMLNLSKGPAMWSPRAQNDRKRFAEEWRLALERTPNVDFWQDMVSSLIIENNKVTGVKTSIGVEIKAKSVVLTNGTFLNGLIHIGEKKFGGGRTGEKAATGITEQLTSIGFEAGRMKTGTPPRVDGRSLNYSLMEEQWGDENPGRFSYTHVERPTEKRCCWITYTNSNVHETLKEGFEKSPMFTGRIKGLGPRYCPSIEDKINRFAERDRHQIFVEPEGWNTCEIYVNGFSTSLPEDVQYRALIQIPGFENAKMFRPGYAIEYDYFPPTQLSLTLETKLIENLYFAGQINGTTGYEEAASQGFIAGINAHLKINEKAPLIMKRSESYIGVLIDDLVTKGTEEPYRMFTSRAEHRLLLRQDNADIRLSPIGHALGLISDERLAIVHQKISNSDNIVAFTRKQGIEMTEANDMLETLGSTPLAQNVKIVSVLGRPQVGINDLRKVSKSLDEYLAPFDQETIEQAEIKVKYESYFLKEQEIVNKMQKMEDKDINPDFDYSSLGSLSKEAREKLLKIKPRTLGQASRISGVSPSDISVLMVHISK from the coding sequence ATGTTTAAAGAATATGATGTGATTGTTGTGGGTGCCGGACACGCAGGTTGTGAAGCAGCAGCGGCAGCAGCAAACATGGGATCTTCCGTTTTATTAGTCACCATGAATATGGAGACAATTGCGCAAATGAGCTGCAACCCTGCTATGGGCGGTGTGGCAAAAGGACAAATTGTAAGAGAGATTGACGCCATGGGTGGTTACTCGGGAATTATCAGTGATAAGACCACTTTACAATTTAGAATGCTCAATTTATCCAAGGGCCCTGCGATGTGGAGCCCTCGTGCACAGAACGACAGAAAACGATTTGCCGAAGAATGGAGACTTGCCTTAGAGCGTACCCCAAATGTAGATTTCTGGCAGGACATGGTGAGTAGTCTGATCATTGAAAACAATAAAGTAACAGGAGTTAAAACTTCCATTGGTGTAGAGATCAAAGCCAAAAGCGTGGTACTGACCAATGGTACTTTTCTGAATGGATTAATTCACATTGGAGAGAAGAAATTTGGTGGTGGCCGTACTGGTGAAAAAGCAGCTACAGGAATTACAGAACAGTTGACTTCTATTGGATTCGAAGCTGGAAGAATGAAGACTGGTACTCCCCCACGCGTGGATGGAAGATCACTGAATTATTCGTTAATGGAAGAACAATGGGGCGACGAAAACCCAGGAAGATTCTCTTATACTCATGTAGAAAGACCAACAGAAAAAAGATGTTGCTGGATCACTTATACCAATAGTAATGTGCACGAAACTTTAAAAGAAGGTTTTGAGAAATCACCCATGTTTACTGGTAGAATCAAAGGGCTTGGTCCAAGATACTGTCCATCTATTGAAGATAAAATAAACAGATTTGCAGAAAGAGACAGACATCAGATTTTTGTAGAACCCGAAGGATGGAATACCTGTGAAATTTATGTGAATGGCTTTTCTACATCGTTGCCGGAAGATGTTCAGTACAGAGCTTTAATTCAAATTCCAGGATTTGAAAATGCAAAAATGTTCAGACCAGGTTATGCGATTGAATACGATTACTTCCCACCTACCCAGTTGTCATTAACCTTAGAAACGAAGTTAATTGAGAATCTGTATTTCGCCGGACAAATTAATGGAACTACCGGATATGAAGAAGCTGCAAGTCAGGGTTTCATTGCCGGGATTAATGCACACCTGAAAATAAATGAGAAAGCTCCATTGATTATGAAGCGTTCAGAATCTTATATTGGTGTATTAATTGACGACCTGGTAACTAAAGGAACTGAAGAACCTTACCGTATGTTTACCTCCAGAGCTGAGCATAGATTATTGCTGCGTCAGGACAACGCAGATATCAGGCTCTCCCCTATTGGCCATGCTTTAGGATTAATCAGTGACGAACGTTTAGCGATTGTTCACCAGAAAATTTCAAACTCAGATAATATCGTTGCCTTTACACGCAAGCAAGGAATAGAAATGACTGAAGCTAACGATATGCTGGAAACTTTAGGTTCGACACCTTTAGCACAAAATGTTAAAATTGTAAGTGTACTGGGCAGACCTCAGGTTGGAATTAATGACCTTAGAAAAGTAAGTAAAAGTCTGGATGAATATCTTGCTCCTTTCGATCAGGAAACTATTGAACAAGCTGAGATCAAAGTAAAGTATGAAAGCTATTTTCTCAAAGAACAGGAGATCGTCAACAAAATGCAAAAGATGGAAGACAAAGATATCAACCCTGATTTTGATTATTCTTCTTTAGGATCGCTGTCAAAAGAGGCAAGAGAGAAATTATTGAAGATAAAACCACGTACTTTAGGACAAGCATCCAGAATTTCGGGAGTTTCTCCTTCAGACATTTCAGTTTTGATGGTGCATATTAGCAAATAA
- a CDS encoding Ig-like domain-containing protein: MAKNSLLRIARSLFYTFSGISLIYGCASIGPGPQGGPKDKTPPKVLAMTPKNLTRNFKARKIVIQFDEYFKLTDQYKQFSISPDVEVMPTLKIKDKSLEISFTDSLEKNTTYTLNFGKAVGDVNEGNVTKNLTYVFSTGASLDSLSISGNIKESQTGKPLIEGVAFVLPLSRDSIFGKRKASIYTLTDSSGNYKINNLRADTYKVYALKEQSSDKIYQQSSDEIGFVKEPLVLKKDTQNVNMMVFKEDATLFRINDRRLNADGSISMNFNQKLKKPEIVVTEPKNLDATKLVKFNKNGDSVKVWLADLSFDSTKVSVTNEGKLLQTVTFNRGKKDTYKRNVVATDNIETNLINPNKPFTLTFGIPVEAVDPSKITLMEDSVVKTNFTVVKDSANFLAYHIMYPWQPNNIYEIKFGDGAFTGLFATKSKEFLKKFQLAKKDDYGTLQVKIIVPEPNKQFLLEITNEAKALVNSLVVSRDTTVKFANYRAGKYFIRIIYDTNKNGVWDTGNVKLGLQPETIYNEPKELSIRANWDRNETITLPKEK, encoded by the coding sequence ATGGCCAAAAACAGCTTATTAAGGATTGCAAGGAGTTTATTTTATACATTTTCAGGAATATCCCTGATTTATGGTTGCGCGAGCATTGGACCGGGTCCTCAGGGAGGCCCAAAAGATAAAACTCCGCCAAAAGTGCTTGCTATGACCCCGAAAAATTTAACCAGAAATTTTAAGGCCAGGAAAATCGTTATCCAGTTTGATGAGTATTTCAAATTGACTGATCAGTACAAGCAGTTCTCCATTTCTCCGGATGTAGAAGTCATGCCCACTTTAAAGATTAAGGATAAGTCACTGGAAATTTCTTTTACAGATTCTCTGGAAAAGAACACAACCTATACACTTAATTTTGGTAAGGCAGTTGGCGACGTGAATGAAGGAAATGTAACTAAAAATCTGACTTATGTTTTTTCAACTGGTGCTTCACTGGACTCTTTAAGTATTTCTGGAAATATTAAAGAATCACAAACAGGCAAACCATTGATCGAGGGTGTTGCTTTTGTACTCCCTCTATCCAGGGACAGTATCTTTGGAAAAAGGAAAGCTTCTATCTATACTTTAACAGACAGCAGCGGAAATTACAAAATCAATAATTTAAGAGCAGATACTTACAAAGTCTATGCACTTAAAGAACAAAGCAGTGATAAGATTTATCAGCAAAGTTCTGATGAAATTGGTTTTGTTAAAGAGCCTCTGGTGCTGAAAAAAGATACTCAAAATGTAAATATGATGGTGTTTAAAGAAGATGCCACACTTTTTAGAATCAATGACAGAAGGCTTAATGCAGACGGAAGTATTTCAATGAACTTCAATCAGAAACTCAAAAAACCAGAAATTGTAGTTACAGAACCTAAAAATCTGGATGCTACTAAATTGGTTAAATTCAACAAAAATGGGGATTCTGTAAAGGTTTGGCTAGCTGATTTAAGCTTTGATTCTACGAAAGTAAGTGTTACTAATGAAGGAAAATTATTGCAAACGGTTACTTTTAACAGAGGTAAAAAAGATACTTATAAAAGAAACGTTGTCGCAACAGACAATATTGAAACCAACTTAATCAACCCGAATAAACCATTTACTCTGACTTTTGGAATACCGGTTGAAGCCGTAGATCCATCAAAGATCACCTTAATGGAAGATTCTGTAGTAAAGACAAATTTCACAGTTGTAAAGGATAGTGCAAACTTCCTCGCATATCACATTATGTATCCCTGGCAACCCAATAATATTTATGAAATCAAGTTTGGTGATGGTGCTTTTACGGGTCTTTTTGCCACTAAAAGCAAAGAGTTTTTAAAGAAATTTCAACTCGCCAAAAAGGATGATTATGGAACTTTACAGGTGAAAATAATTGTTCCCGAACCTAACAAACAGTTCTTGCTGGAAATTACCAATGAAGCAAAAGCATTAGTGAATAGTTTGGTGGTATCCAGAGACACCACCGTAAAATTTGCAAATTACAGAGCTGGAAAATACTTTATCAGAATCATTTACGATACCAATAAAAACGGCGTCTGGGACACTGGTAATGTAAAGCTGGGTTTACAGCCTGAAACTATATATAACGAGCCTAAAGAGCTCTCTATAAGGGCCAACTGGGATAGAAATGAGACGATTACCTTACCTAAGGAAAAATAG
- a CDS encoding gamma carbonic anhydrase family protein, which translates to MPVILPVLDKHPKWGNHCFIAPNATIVGDVTMGNNCSVWFNAVIRGDVNTITIGNDSNIQDGAVIHATYLKAATTIGNRVSVGHNAIVHGCILKDHVLVGMGAIVMDNAVVEEYCIIGAGSVVLENTICETGFLYAGTPAKKIKPITEEQRALLNKLPDNYIMYSDWFR; encoded by the coding sequence ATGCCCGTTATTTTACCGGTTTTAGATAAACACCCTAAATGGGGAAATCATTGTTTTATTGCACCAAATGCAACTATAGTAGGGGATGTGACTATGGGAAATAATTGTTCCGTATGGTTTAATGCAGTAATCAGAGGAGATGTAAATACAATTACAATCGGAAATGACAGTAACATTCAGGATGGGGCGGTGATTCATGCTACGTATCTTAAGGCGGCTACTACCATTGGTAACAGAGTGTCAGTAGGGCATAATGCGATTGTACATGGCTGTATTCTTAAAGACCATGTACTGGTTGGTATGGGGGCTATTGTTATGGACAATGCAGTTGTGGAAGAATATTGTATTATTGGTGCCGGATCAGTTGTGTTGGAAAATACCATCTGTGAAACTGGTTTTCTCTATGCAGGAACACCTGCTAAAAAAATAAAGCCCATTACTGAAGAGCAACGGGCTTTGTTAAATAAGTTACCAGATAACTATATTATGTATTCGGACTGGTTCAGATAA
- the nadB gene encoding L-aspartate oxidase, with translation MKNTDFLVIGSGIAGLSFALKAAKHGKVLIITKSNEDESNTKYAQGGVAVVVDKDDSFEKHIHDTLIAGDGLCDPAIVEIVVKEGPQRIQEIIDYGIKFDKDPAGVYDLAKEGGHSEHRVLHYKDVTGYEIESVLLQQIHENPNIEILTHYFCLELITQHHLGLFVDKSTKVINCFGVYAFNTELNDVEKILAKVTVLASGGAGHVYSSTTNPVIATGDGMAMVYRAKGKLRNMEFIQFHPTALYNPGEYPSFLISEAVRGFGGVLRRKNGDEFMYEYDERGSLAPRDIVARAIDSEMKKSGEDFVYLDIRHRSKTDILTHFPNIYAKCLSIGIDMTKDLIPVTPAAHYMCGGILVDEFGRSSIHNLYACGECSSTGLHGANRLASNSLLEAPVFAHRIYLDAVEKFKDNVIPENIPEWNDHGVVQSDEDILVTHNLRETQKLMSDYVGIVRSDFRLDRAMRRLFLLHEETEEFYKANKVSVKLCELRNVIQVAFTVIKSAMARKESRGLHYTTDYPGHAEELIDTIF, from the coding sequence ATGAAGAATACAGACTTTTTAGTAATAGGATCGGGGATTGCGGGCTTGAGCTTCGCTTTAAAGGCCGCTAAGCATGGTAAAGTTTTAATTATTACAAAATCAAACGAGGATGAATCCAATACAAAATATGCCCAGGGTGGTGTAGCTGTAGTTGTGGATAAAGATGATTCTTTTGAAAAGCATATTCACGACACTTTAATTGCTGGTGATGGACTTTGCGATCCGGCAATTGTGGAAATCGTGGTGAAAGAAGGTCCTCAGCGTATCCAGGAGATCATAGATTACGGAATTAAATTTGACAAGGACCCGGCAGGCGTCTATGATCTTGCGAAGGAGGGAGGACACTCAGAGCACCGTGTTTTACACTATAAAGATGTTACAGGGTACGAAATTGAGAGTGTTTTATTGCAGCAAATTCATGAGAATCCGAACATAGAGATATTAACACATTACTTCTGTCTGGAGTTAATTACCCAGCATCACCTCGGATTGTTTGTTGACAAGAGTACTAAAGTTATTAACTGTTTTGGTGTATATGCCTTTAATACAGAGCTTAACGATGTGGAAAAGATACTAGCAAAGGTAACTGTGCTGGCTTCGGGCGGCGCCGGACATGTGTATTCCAGCACCACAAATCCAGTAATTGCAACTGGTGATGGGATGGCAATGGTTTACCGTGCAAAGGGAAAATTGAGGAATATGGAGTTCATTCAGTTTCACCCTACCGCTTTATATAACCCTGGAGAGTATCCTTCCTTCTTAATATCGGAAGCTGTAAGGGGCTTTGGAGGCGTTTTGAGGCGTAAGAATGGTGATGAATTTATGTACGAATATGATGAAAGAGGCTCATTGGCGCCGCGTGATATTGTGGCCAGAGCAATAGATTCTGAGATGAAAAAATCGGGTGAAGATTTCGTTTATCTGGATATCAGGCATCGTTCAAAGACTGACATTCTGACACACTTTCCTAATATTTATGCGAAGTGTTTATCTATAGGTATAGACATGACTAAAGATTTAATTCCCGTTACTCCAGCTGCACATTATATGTGTGGTGGAATTTTGGTGGATGAATTTGGAAGATCTTCTATTCATAATTTATATGCTTGCGGAGAATGTTCTTCCACTGGATTACATGGAGCAAACCGTTTAGCTTCAAATTCTTTACTGGAAGCCCCTGTTTTTGCGCACCGGATTTATCTGGATGCTGTAGAAAAATTTAAGGATAATGTTATTCCTGAAAATATACCAGAGTGGAATGATCATGGAGTAGTTCAGTCTGATGAAGATATTCTGGTTACGCATAATCTGCGCGAAACTCAAAAACTCATGAGTGATTATGTGGGAATCGTCCGTTCAGATTTTAGATTGGACAGAGCGATGCGGCGTTTATTTTTACTGCATGAAGAAACTGAAGAATTTTACAAAGCCAATAAAGTTTCTGTGAAATTATGTGAATTAAGAAACGTCATACAAGTTGCTTTCACTGTTATAAAATCTGCGATGGCGAGAAAAGAGAGCAGAGGATTACATTACACCACTGATTATCCTGGTCATGCTGAAGAATTAATTGATACTATTTTTTAA
- the nadA gene encoding quinolinate synthase NadA: MDTLEELNRRGFVEESIDPTLDLFAEIEKLKKEKNAIILAHYYQEPDIQDVADYIGDSLGLSQEAARTEADVIVFAGVHFMAETAKILSPEKKVLLPDLKAGCSLADSCPPHLFKKFKEKYPDHLVITYVNCTAELKAMSDIVCTSTNAVQIVESLPKEQKIIFGPDKNLGAWVAKKTGRDLVLWNGACMVHEIFSREKITKLKERHPNAKFIAHPECEEAVLQMADYIGSTTGLLNYSIKSDAKEFIVATESGIIHQMEKANPAKTFIPAPPNNNCACNDCPYMKRNTLEKLYLCLKNGSPEVTVPEHIIREARKPIERMLEISASLGL; the protein is encoded by the coding sequence ATGGATACCTTAGAAGAATTGAACAGAAGAGGATTTGTAGAAGAAAGTATCGACCCAACACTTGATCTTTTTGCGGAAATTGAAAAATTAAAAAAAGAGAAAAATGCGATAATCCTGGCACATTATTACCAAGAACCTGATATACAGGATGTTGCTGACTATATTGGGGACAGTTTAGGACTTTCTCAGGAAGCGGCCAGAACTGAGGCAGATGTGATTGTTTTTGCAGGAGTGCATTTTATGGCAGAAACGGCAAAAATTCTCTCTCCGGAAAAAAAGGTTTTATTACCAGATTTAAAGGCAGGTTGCTCATTAGCAGATAGTTGTCCGCCACATTTGTTTAAAAAGTTTAAAGAGAAATACCCGGATCACCTGGTCATTACCTACGTGAATTGTACGGCAGAGCTAAAAGCGATGAGTGATATCGTCTGTACCTCAACCAATGCGGTTCAAATTGTAGAAAGTCTGCCAAAAGAGCAGAAGATTATTTTTGGTCCGGATAAAAATCTGGGTGCCTGGGTGGCGAAAAAAACTGGCAGGGATCTGGTTTTGTGGAATGGTGCCTGTATGGTTCATGAAATATTTTCGAGAGAGAAAATAACCAAGTTAAAAGAGCGCCATCCGAATGCAAAATTTATTGCGCATCCGGAATGTGAGGAAGCTGTATTGCAGATGGCAGATTATATCGGATCTACAACAGGATTGTTGAATTATTCCATCAAAAGTGATGCAAAAGAATTTATTGTAGCTACAGAAAGTGGTATAATTCACCAGATGGAAAAGGCAAATCCGGCAAAAACTTTTATTCCGGCGCCGCCGAATAATAATTGTGCTTGCAATGATTGCCCGTATATGAAGAGAAATACTTTGGAAAAATTGTATCTGTGTTTAAAAAACGGATCGCCAGAAGTTACTGTGCCAGAGCATATTATCAGAGAGGCTAGAAAACCAATTGAAAGAATGCTGGAAATATCAGCAAGTCTTGGCTTATAG
- the thiL gene encoding thiamine-phosphate kinase, translating to MFENKERTELGELGEFGLIEHLTNNFKIRHESSVKGIGDDAAVLHSGDKEILISTDLLLEGIHFDLAYVPLMHLGYKAVQVNLSDIYAMNGVATQITVSIGVSSKFPLEAVEEIYKGIELACNKFNIDLIGGDTSSSKQGLVLSVTSIGYAAKADICYRNGAADGDLICVSGDLGGAYVGLQILEREKQIFLENPNIQPDLEGKDYIIERQLKPEGRRDIVDLLAQMKIVPTAMIDISDGLASDIMHICKQSEKGCTLYEDKFPIDPMTYETARELGLDPTVCALNGGEDYELLFTIKQEDYTKLKHDVDITVIGHITDKASGCKMISKSSVVHELKAQGWNAFKL from the coding sequence ATGTTTGAGAATAAAGAACGTACAGAATTAGGTGAATTAGGTGAATTTGGCTTGATTGAACACCTGACAAATAATTTTAAAATTAGACATGAAAGTAGTGTCAAAGGGATTGGTGATGATGCTGCGGTATTACATTCGGGCGATAAAGAAATCTTAATTTCTACAGATTTATTGCTGGAAGGAATTCATTTCGACCTGGCTTACGTACCCTTGATGCACCTGGGGTATAAAGCTGTTCAGGTAAATTTAAGTGATATCTATGCGATGAATGGAGTGGCTACCCAGATTACTGTTTCTATTGGAGTTTCAAGCAAGTTTCCACTGGAAGCTGTAGAAGAAATTTACAAAGGAATAGAGCTGGCTTGTAATAAGTTCAACATTGATTTAATTGGTGGAGATACTTCTTCCAGCAAACAAGGGTTAGTACTGAGTGTAACGAGTATCGGCTATGCTGCAAAAGCAGATATTTGTTATAGAAATGGTGCTGCTGATGGCGATTTAATTTGTGTTTCCGGTGATTTGGGTGGTGCTTATGTAGGCCTTCAGATTTTAGAAAGAGAAAAACAGATTTTCCTGGAAAACCCTAATATTCAACCTGATCTGGAAGGAAAAGATTATATTATTGAAAGACAATTGAAGCCTGAAGGAAGAAGAGATATCGTGGATCTGCTGGCCCAGATGAAAATTGTTCCAACTGCAATGATCGATATTTCGGATGGTCTGGCTTCTGATATTATGCACATCTGCAAGCAATCTGAGAAGGGATGTACTTTGTATGAAGATAAATTTCCAATTGATCCGATGACTTATGAAACTGCAAGAGAACTTGGACTTGATCCAACTGTTTGTGCGTTAAATGGTGGTGAAGATTATGAATTGTTATTTACGATCAAACAAGAAGATTATACAAAATTAAAGCATGATGTGGATATTACTGTAATTGGTCATATCACGGATAAAGCTTCAGGCTGTAAAATGATCTCTAAATCAAGTGTTGTCCATGAATTGAAAGCACAGGGCTGGAACGCATTTAAATTATAG